The following coding sequences lie in one Metopolophium dirhodum isolate CAU chromosome 5, ASM1992520v1, whole genome shotgun sequence genomic window:
- the LOC132944562 gene encoding cuticle protein 7-like, which yields MKYRGNHLLRYFRINTLRSMGKVTSYFSPVHLIKSNKPNNTPKMAAKMIIFAACVATTLAQYAAPAYPSHHAAPAYSAPKAYAPEPTYAPKPYSFEYSVNDPHTYDVHSQSEHSDGYGNVKGTYSLLEADGSTRVVDYTADSYGFNAEVKKIEGHGYSASAPAYKSTPAYKPAYSAPAYSAPAYSAPAYSAPAHSYAAPAYKPAPYKAY from the exons ATGAAATATAGAGGGAACCATTTACTTCGATATTTTCGTATAAATACCCTACGGTCGATGGGCAAAGTCACCAGTTATTTCTCTCCTGTTCATTTAATTAAGTCAAATAAGCCAAACAATACACCAAAAATGGCCGCTaag ATGATCATATTCGCTGCCTGTGTGGCCACCACACTCGCCCAATACGCCGCCCCGGCTTACCCATCCCATCACGCCGCACCCGCTTACTCCGCACCGAAGGCATACGCCCCGGAACCCACATATGCCCCGAAACCTTACAGCTTCGAATACAGTGTAAACGACCCACACACCTACGATGTGCACAGCCAATCTGAGCACAGTGACGGATACGGCAACGTCAAAGGAACTTACAGCCTTTTGGAAGCCGACGGTTCCACCCGCGTCGTCGACTACACCGCTGACTCCTACGGTTTCAACGCTGAAGTCAAGAAAATCGAAGGACACGGTTACAGCGCATCCGCCCCAGCCTACAAATCCACCCCGGCCTACAAGCCCGCTTACTCCGCACCAGCTTACTCTGCACCAGCTTACTCTGCACCAGCCTACTCTGCACCAGCTCACTCTTACGCCGCCCCAGCTTACAAACCAGCCCCATACAAGGCATACTAA
- the LOC132944569 gene encoding cuticle protein 7-like codes for MAAKMIIFAACVASAFAQYSAPAYKPAYSAPAYSAPKAYAPEPAYAPTPYNFEYSVNDPHTYDVHSQSEYSDGNGYVKGSYSLLEADGSTRTVEYTADDYNGFNAVVKNEGGYKAPAYSAPAYSAPAYKPAYSAPAYSAPAYKPAYSAPAYKPAYKPAY; via the exons atggcCGCcaag ATGATCATATTCGCCGCTTGCGTGGCTTCCGCCTTCGCCCAATACTCCGCCCCGGCTTACAAGCCAGCTTACTCTGCACCAGCTTACTCGGCACCAAAGGCTTACGCCCCGGAGCCCGCATACGCACCCACACCATACAACTTCGAATACAGCGTAAACGACCCACACACCTACGATGTGCACAGCCAATCCGAATACAGTGACGGAAACGGTTACGTCAAGGGATCCTACAGCCTTTTGGAAGCCGATGGTTCCACCCGTACCGTTGAATACACCGCTGACGACTACAACGGTTTCAATGCCGTCGTCAAGAACGAAGGTGGATACAAGGCCCCGGCTTACTCTGCACCAGCTTACTCAGCACCAGCCTACAAGCCAGCATACTCTGCACCAGCCTACTCCGCACCAGCCTACAAGCCAGCATACTCTGCACCGGCCTACAAGCCAGCTTACAAACCAgcatactaa